A window of the Candidatus Polarisedimenticolaceae bacterium genome harbors these coding sequences:
- a CDS encoding response regulator transcription factor translates to MTTKNAGCVVLADRHYGVAEGVRGLLETMFDVVVTVADEASLGESASRLDPALAIVELTLSPGERLAWLTRLHARCPGLKVIVLSVHDEPSVRQATLAAGASGFVVKRAIATELLPAVETVLAGRRYPA, encoded by the coding sequence ATGACCACGAAAAACGCGGGATGTGTGGTGCTCGCCGACCGTCACTACGGAGTGGCGGAGGGCGTGCGCGGACTGCTGGAGACGATGTTCGACGTGGTGGTGACGGTCGCGGACGAGGCTTCGCTCGGCGAGAGCGCTTCCAGGCTCGACCCGGCGCTCGCCATCGTGGAGCTGACGCTCAGCCCCGGGGAGCGCCTCGCGTGGCTCACCCGGCTCCATGCGCGGTGCCCCGGGCTCAAGGTCATCGTCCTGAGCGTCCACGACGAGCCCAGCGTGAGGCAGGCGACGCTCGCGGCGGGGGCGAGCGGCTTCGTCGTCAAGAGGGCCATCGCAACAGAATTGCTGCCCGCCGTCGAGACCGTCCTCGCGGGGCGGCGTTACCCGGCATGA